In Propionispora hippei DSM 15287, the genomic window CTGGAAGAAATTTATGATGATGATAAAAACTATGTGGAAGTTGATTGCCCTCATTGCCATGAGCGGGTAAGTTTTGAATCAGATATTTTAGAAGAACCCGGTGAAGTGGAAGTTACCTGCCCCTATTGTGGTGACGTCGTATATAATAGCTATGATTTTGATGAAACAAATCCCGTTCATATTGGTTCGGTAACTTCTGTTGGCGACATGCGTCAGACAATACATCCCGGTTTATAAAAATTTTCTATAAACATAAGCTGTATTTGAAGAATATAAAAAATAATATGTCATGATCTTCAATCCCGCATAGCGGGATTTTTCTTTTTTATAGCATAAAGTTTTTTTTTGTTCATATCTATGTAAAGAAAGGACGGAGTGACATAGATATGCTTACTTCCATTTATCCCATCCTCCCGCCCAGACTGGCCGAGTTGTTTAAGAAAATTTCGCCGGCCATAGTGCAGCAGATAACAGAAATTCGAATCAGGGCCCAGCGACCATTAGTGGCGG contains:
- a CDS encoding CD1247 N-terminal domain-containing protein codes for the protein MGNLKERVAYLQGLTQGLSINEHSAEGKLILNIIEVLDEVADEFDDIAMAHNDLEEYVETIDEDLTELEEIYDDDKNYVEVDCPHCHERVSFESDILEEPGEVEVTCPYCGDVVYNSYDFDETNPVHIGSVTSVGDMRQTIHPGL